Part of the Azospirillum brasilense genome is shown below.
GCGTCCCGCTCGGCCTGTTCCGCTTGCAGGGCCTCCTGCTCGGCAGCCTTGCGGGCGTCGCGCGCCGCGTTGCGCTCGGCCTCGCGAGCCTCACGGGCGATGCGCACGGCCCGCCGGGCCTCTTCCCGCTCCGCGAAGGCCAGATCGTTCACAGTCGATTGCGCCTTGAACTTCTCGAGTAGGGCCTTTTTCGCGCCCGCAGCCGTGCTCAGACGCTCGGAAAGCCCTGCGTTTTTAAAGCCGTTCATGTTTTTCCGTTTCGTGAATCCGGCCGTGCCCCGAGGAAGGTCGTCAGGCAAATCTTTATCGGTCACGGTCGCCGAAGGCGGCGATGCTGCACCGGCTATGGGGAGGGGGCGGCGTCGTTTCTGGATCCCGGTACAAAAAAAGGGCGGCCGGAGCCACCCTTCTTTCCCGAACCGGCTGCACTCAGAGTGCGCGCAGGTTCTCGGCGGCAACCTTGCCACGGCGAGGGTCGCGAACCGCGTCGAAGGACAGCTTCTGGCCCTCTCCGAGGTTGCTGATCCCGGCGCGCTCGACGGCGGAGATGTGGACGAACACGTCATCCGTGCCGTCTTCCGGCTGGATGAAGCCGAAGCCTTTGGTCGAATTGAAAAACTTGACGGTTCCGATAGCCATGGGTCAGTTCCCTTCCTGGCGTTGCCCGCACA
Proteins encoded:
- a CDS encoding cold-shock protein, with translation MAIGTVKFFNSTKGFGFIQPEDGTDDVFVHISAVERAGISNLGEGQKLSFDAVRDPRRGKVAAENLRAL
- a CDS encoding DUF6481 family protein, yielding MTDKDLPDDLPRGTAGFTKRKNMNGFKNAGLSERLSTAAGAKKALLEKFKAQSTVNDLAFAEREEARRAVRIAREAREAERNAARDARKAAEQEALQAEQAERDAREALEAQEAAEQAARQVTMAVEAKAARDARYAARKARAR